From one Agathobaculum sp. NTUH-O15-33 genomic stretch:
- a CDS encoding NAD(P)H-hydrate dehydratase, translated as MKQIIDWDFADSVLPLRAADSNKNNYGRVLCICGSAMYSGAAYFAAMGAVRMGSGVVTLASPRAAWQALAAKLHEPVICPMPEDDEGRLHQDALPQLLSLAGKADAVLIGCGLGRSDNVTKIVGTLLRETLCQIVLDADGINALDGHMDIVRQAARPVVLTPHAGEFARLSGIRQPDESSLAHFAVDNRCILLYKGHRTRVATPEGQLFENTSGNPGMAKGGSGDVLAGMIVSLCGQGLCAADAACTGAFLHGKAGDLAANELSEYGMTPSDMLHYLPRLLKRYNTREW; from the coding sequence ATGAAACAGATTATTGACTGGGATTTTGCAGATTCCGTCCTGCCGCTCCGCGCGGCGGATTCCAATAAAAACAATTATGGCCGCGTTCTTTGTATATGCGGCAGCGCTATGTATTCCGGCGCCGCTTATTTTGCCGCCATGGGCGCGGTCCGCATGGGAAGCGGGGTGGTGACGCTGGCGTCTCCGCGCGCTGCTTGGCAGGCGCTGGCGGCAAAGCTGCACGAGCCGGTCATATGTCCGATGCCGGAGGACGACGAGGGCCGTCTGCATCAAGACGCGCTGCCGCAGCTATTATCACTGGCCGGTAAAGCGGACGCGGTGCTGATCGGTTGCGGTTTGGGCCGGTCGGATAACGTGACAAAAATCGTCGGTACGCTGCTGCGCGAAACTTTATGCCAAATCGTATTGGATGCGGATGGCATAAATGCGCTTGACGGACATATGGATATAGTACGGCAGGCTGCGCGGCCGGTGGTACTGACGCCGCATGCGGGAGAGTTCGCCCGCCTTAGTGGGATTAGACAGCCGGACGAGTCGTCGCTCGCTCATTTTGCGGTGGACAACCGCTGTATCCTTCTTTATAAAGGGCATCGCACACGGGTCGCCACGCCGGAGGGGCAACTGTTTGAGAACACCTCGGGCAATCCGGGCATGGCCAAGGGGGGAAGCGGTGATGTTTTGGCCGGCATGATCGTATCGCTCTGCGGGCAGGGGCTGTGTGCGGCAGACGCAGCCTGCACCGGCGCTTTCCTGCATGGCAAGGCGGGCGATCTGGCCGCCAATGAGCTGAGCGAATACGGTATGACGCCAAGCGATATGCTGCACTATCTGCCTCGCCTGCTGAAACGCTATAATACAAGGGAGTGGTGA
- the alr gene encoding alanine racemase, translated as MEKNRHRVWAEIDLRAIEENYKAICAAAKSPVLCVVKANAYGHGAVRVAQLLASCGAPYFAVATVQEAVELRENGIETPILNLGYIDENDMDTVVRQHITASVYDRETAELLSAAAVSAGEEATVHYKLDTGMTRLGFPAWEKEETVQAVLAASRLPGLRSEGIFTHFAVADTLDGQAYTAMQYERFDEICAALAANGLELPLRHCANSGAIQQYAETHCTMTRAGIILYGYSPDPALPRPIKLRPAMTVKARVVQVRDIPAHTSVSYGRAFETEEAIRMAVVAMGYADGYLRTGSGKAHVLLAGQLTPVLGRICMDMCMARVPDGAPVSRGDEAVIFGPSGLTADDVAEAAGTISYEVMCAISRRVPRIYF; from the coding sequence ATGGAGAAAAACCGACACCGCGTGTGGGCCGAGATCGACCTGCGCGCCATTGAAGAAAACTATAAAGCCATCTGCGCGGCGGCGAAATCGCCGGTCCTGTGCGTGGTAAAGGCGAATGCTTATGGCCACGGCGCGGTGCGCGTCGCACAGCTTCTTGCGTCGTGCGGCGCGCCTTACTTTGCCGTGGCGACCGTGCAGGAAGCGGTCGAATTGCGGGAGAACGGCATAGAAACGCCAATCTTGAATTTGGGCTATATTGACGAAAACGATATGGATACCGTGGTACGGCAGCATATCACCGCTTCCGTGTACGACCGCGAGACCGCCGAATTGCTTTCCGCCGCCGCGGTAAGCGCCGGGGAAGAAGCTACCGTACATTATAAGCTGGACACAGGTATGACGCGTCTGGGGTTTCCTGCGTGGGAAAAAGAGGAGACGGTGCAGGCCGTTCTGGCTGCAAGCCGGCTGCCCGGCCTACGTTCAGAGGGGATATTCACGCACTTTGCGGTTGCCGATACGCTGGATGGACAGGCATATACCGCCATGCAGTACGAACGCTTTGACGAAATTTGCGCGGCCCTTGCCGCAAACGGTTTGGAGCTGCCGCTGCGCCACTGCGCCAACAGCGGCGCGATCCAGCAGTACGCGGAAACACACTGTACCATGACGCGCGCGGGCATTATCCTATATGGCTACTCGCCCGATCCGGCGCTGCCGCGTCCGATCAAGCTGCGGCCCGCCATGACGGTCAAGGCCCGCGTCGTGCAGGTGCGCGATATCCCCGCGCACACTTCGGTCAGCTACGGCCGCGCGTTTGAAACGGAGGAGGCAATCCGCATGGCGGTCGTCGCCATGGGCTATGCGGACGGATATTTGCGCACGGGTTCGGGTAAAGCGCACGTGTTGCTCGCAGGACAGCTTACACCGGTGCTCGGCCGCATCTGTATGGATATGTGCATGGCGCGCGTACCGGATGGCGCGCCGGTCAGCCGCGGGGACGAGGCTGTGATCTTTGGCCCATCGGGCCTGACGGCGGACGATGTCGCTGAAGCCGCGGGCACCATTTCGTACGAAGTGATGTGCGCGATCAGCCGCCGCGTGCCCCGGATATATTTTTGA
- a CDS encoding type II toxin-antitoxin system PemK/MazF family toxin, which translates to MDSSIKRGDIYYADLSPVVGSEQGGIRPVLIVQNNVGNRYSPTVIAAAITSQVNKAKMPTHITLGAPNFGLTKDSIILAEQVRTLDKKRLREKMGSLDENAMRHVDEALAVSFGLGSVQG; encoded by the coding sequence GTGGATAGCAGCATCAAACGAGGAGACATTTACTATGCCGACCTCAGCCCTGTGGTCGGTAGCGAACAAGGTGGTATCCGTCCCGTACTTATTGTCCAAAATAATGTGGGCAATCGGTATAGCCCGACGGTCATTGCCGCCGCTATTACCTCGCAAGTCAATAAAGCCAAAATGCCGACGCATATCACGCTCGGCGCGCCCAATTTCGGACTGACCAAAGACTCGATTATTTTAGCCGAACAGGTTCGAACGTTGGATAAAAAACGCCTGCGAGAAAAAATGGGTTCGCTTGACGAGAATGCTATGCGACACGTCGACGAGGCGCTCGCCGTCAGTTTCGGGCTGGGTTCCGTACAAGGTTGA